The following proteins come from a genomic window of Pseudomonas sp. WJP1:
- a CDS encoding MarR family transcriptional regulator, producing the protein MPLTDQHRFGMQLAQMSRGWRAELDRRLAGLGLSQARWLVLLHLARFEQAPTQRELAQSVGVEGPTLARLLDSLESQGLVQRQAVVEDRRAKKIVLCAPARPLIEQIETIATQLRHELFEGVDEADVKVCMRVHGHILANLEKS; encoded by the coding sequence ATGCCGTTGACCGATCAACACCGTTTTGGCATGCAACTGGCCCAGATGTCGCGCGGCTGGCGTGCTGAACTCGACCGTCGCCTTGCCGGGCTCGGATTGTCCCAGGCCCGCTGGCTGGTGCTGCTGCACCTGGCGCGCTTCGAACAAGCCCCGACCCAACGTGAGCTGGCGCAAAGCGTCGGTGTCGAGGGGCCGACCCTGGCCCGGCTGCTCGACAGCCTGGAAAGCCAGGGCCTGGTGCAACGCCAGGCGGTGGTAGAAGACCGTCGGGCGAAAAAAATCGTGCTGTGTGCCCCGGCGCGTCCCCTGATCGAACAAATCGAAACCATTGCCACCCAACTGCGTCACGAACTCTTCGAGGGTGTCGATGAGGCCGATGTAAAGGTGTGCATGCGGGTTCACGGGCACATCCTGGCCAACCTCGAAAAATCCTGA
- a CDS encoding type IV pilus assembly protein FimV, with product MLQSRLLVVRFGARLLLAGAAVTYSAWVPALGLGEITLHSALNQPLRADIALVDAAGLAEGELSVRLATADEFRRAGVERVFFLNDLTFTPILRGDRSLIRVSSKKPVKEPYLDFLVQLDQPNGRLLREYTVLIDPPGAGDIAPIDDEPPLDRPASAFPSVQPTVAPPPVNREALATPVDPLAEQLAASVLHSQQLQASIDELNAKVQAQDEQIAVEKRQVSELQTRLAEVQQAPTEPVVVAPAPVVVEEPGVNWLWMLGFVALLALALLLAWGRRQRQQDQALPEPSQHDLQANRPAVHDGQMLQTVPVHPQQLGVLAPVALVTSAVLAPEMPSQPSPTDEFQLNLDDLSMDTNWDLGPMENTQPSVVPALPEPEIEWTIEPASLDDKL from the coding sequence ATGCTCCAGAGTCGACTATTGGTTGTACGGTTTGGTGCCAGGCTATTGCTGGCCGGTGCCGCCGTCACTTACTCGGCCTGGGTGCCGGCGTTGGGCCTGGGTGAAATCACCCTGCACTCGGCGTTGAATCAACCGCTGCGCGCCGACATCGCCCTGGTGGATGCGGCCGGACTTGCAGAGGGCGAGCTGTCGGTGCGCCTGGCAACGGCGGACGAATTCAGGCGCGCCGGGGTCGAGCGCGTGTTTTTCCTCAACGACCTGACGTTCACGCCCATCCTGCGGGGCGATCGCAGCCTGATCCGGGTCAGCTCCAAAAAACCGGTGAAGGAGCCCTACCTGGATTTTCTGGTTCAACTCGACCAGCCCAATGGTCGTTTGTTGCGTGAGTACACCGTGCTCATCGATCCTCCGGGTGCCGGGGACATTGCACCGATTGACGATGAACCGCCGCTGGACCGTCCTGCTTCTGCATTCCCGAGCGTTCAGCCGACAGTCGCGCCACCACCTGTAAACAGGGAAGCGCTGGCAACGCCTGTGGATCCTCTGGCTGAACAACTGGCCGCCAGTGTCCTGCACAGCCAGCAGTTGCAGGCGAGCATTGATGAGCTCAACGCGAAGGTTCAGGCACAGGACGAGCAGATCGCTGTTGAGAAAAGGCAGGTGAGCGAGTTGCAAACCCGATTGGCGGAGGTCCAGCAGGCACCGACGGAGCCGGTTGTCGTGGCACCGGCGCCGGTCGTGGTTGAGGAGCCAGGGGTGAATTGGCTATGGATGCTTGGGTTTGTGGCGCTGCTGGCCTTGGCGCTGCTGCTTGCATGGGGGCGTCGTCAACGACAGCAGGATCAAGCCTTGCCAGAGCCATCGCAACATGACCTCCAGGCCAATCGACCCGCAGTGCATGATGGGCAGATGCTTCAGACAGTGCCCGTCCATCCTCAACAATTGGGCGTTCTTGCGCCGGTTGCACTTGTTACATCGGCGGTGTTGGCCCCAGAAATGCCATCGCAGCCGTCACCCACCGATGAGTTCCAGTTGAATCTGGATGACTTGTCGATGGATACGAATTGGGATTTGGGCCCGATGGAAAACACTCAGCCGTCCGTAGTGCCAGCGCTGCCTGAGCCTGAGATCGAATGGACCATCGAACCCGCTTCCCTGGACGATAAACTGTAG
- a CDS encoding SelT/SelW/SelH family protein produces the protein MTTSKPEIVITYCTQCQWLLRAAWLAQELLSTFGDDLGKVSLVPGTGGVFHIFCDQVQLWERKADGGFPEAKVLKQRVRDQIDPDRDLGHNDRTTQ, from the coding sequence ATGACCACCAGCAAACCGGAAATCGTAATCACCTATTGCACCCAATGCCAGTGGCTGTTGCGTGCGGCCTGGCTGGCCCAGGAACTGCTCAGCACCTTTGGCGATGACCTGGGCAAGGTGTCGCTGGTGCCCGGCACGGGCGGGGTCTTTCACATTTTCTGTGACCAGGTGCAGCTCTGGGAGCGCAAGGCTGACGGCGGTTTTCCCGAGGCCAAGGTGCTCAAGCAGCGAGTCCGCGACCAGATCGATCCGGACCGCGACCTGGGGCACAACGATCGCACCACTCAGTGA
- a CDS encoding DMT family transporter, with the protein MTPRTALGALHIGALMFGLTGVFGKLAAASAPIIVFGRAAFAVLALAFFARFASQTRWQKLEAVDVRRLLLSGLLLAGHWVSFFISVKIAGVAIATLGFASFPAFTVILEGLIFRERIRANEILLVALVSIGLVLVTPEFDLGSGATTGLLWSIASGLLFSLLSLTNRASSARIPPVQAALCQNVVVGLCLLPAAAPHLSEVRAIDWLWIGLLGVFCTGVAHSLFVASLAVIKARTAAVVFALEPVYGITMAWLLFNEDPTLRMLLGGALIIVAIVVSSRLSSGSSKKTVAAEAVSH; encoded by the coding sequence ATGACTCCCCGCACCGCCCTGGGCGCCCTGCATATCGGCGCATTGATGTTTGGCCTGACCGGCGTGTTCGGCAAACTCGCCGCCGCCTCTGCGCCCATCATCGTCTTCGGCCGGGCGGCGTTCGCGGTGCTGGCGCTGGCGTTCTTTGCCCGCTTTGCCAGCCAGACCCGCTGGCAGAAACTCGAAGCCGTGGATGTGCGCCGACTGCTGCTCAGCGGTTTGCTGCTGGCCGGGCACTGGGTGAGTTTCTTCATTTCGGTGAAGATCGCCGGCGTGGCCATCGCCACCCTGGGCTTTGCCAGTTTCCCGGCCTTTACCGTGATCCTTGAAGGGCTGATTTTCCGCGAGCGCATCCGCGCCAATGAAATCCTCCTGGTGGCGCTGGTCAGTATCGGACTGGTGCTGGTCACGCCTGAGTTCGATCTGGGCAGTGGCGCCACCACCGGCCTGCTCTGGTCGATCGCCTCGGGCCTGCTGTTTTCCCTGCTGTCGCTGACCAACCGCGCCAGCTCCGCGCGCATCCCGCCGGTGCAGGCGGCGCTGTGCCAGAACGTGGTGGTCGGCTTGTGCCTGCTGCCGGCGGCGGCCCCGCATCTGAGCGAAGTGCGTGCCATCGACTGGTTGTGGATCGGCCTGCTCGGGGTGTTCTGCACCGGCGTTGCCCACAGCCTGTTTGTCGCCAGCCTGGCGGTGATCAAGGCGCGGACCGCCGCGGTGGTCTTCGCCCTGGAGCCGGTTTACGGGATCACAATGGCCTGGCTGCTGTTCAATGAAGACCCGACCCTGCGCATGCTGCTCGGCGGCGCATTGATCATCGTCGCGATCGTGGTATCCAGCAGGCTTTCCAGCGGTTCAAGCAAGAAAACCGTTGCCGCGGAGGCGGTGTCTCACTGA
- a CDS encoding helix-turn-helix transcriptional regulator: MRPILTLRQYTEDLIVHSHEHAQLVFGLSGALDFEVDGRGSQVVQQSFVVIPSGFHHACGSPNGSRCLVLDVPGDQWLGQSLGDHADASRRLLDNAGRLSLDAGQSQLVEWLANSQVDDPVIAQQGAVLLLASLNNARPDPVGGRRLPYAALNAHIDQYAAYPLQVADLARVAGLSSARLHARFVAECGQTPMDYIRSRRLHKAVGLLRNSALPIGEIACRVGYSSQSAFAAAVLREFGVSPGKLRREAGDK, translated from the coding sequence ATGAGACCGATCCTTACTCTGCGCCAGTACACCGAAGACCTGATCGTCCACAGTCACGAACACGCCCAACTGGTGTTCGGGCTGTCGGGTGCGCTGGATTTCGAAGTCGATGGGCGTGGCAGTCAGGTGGTCCAGCAAAGCTTCGTGGTGATTCCCTCCGGTTTTCACCATGCCTGCGGCAGCCCCAATGGCAGCCGTTGCCTTGTGCTGGACGTGCCCGGTGATCAATGGCTCGGCCAGTCCCTGGGCGATCATGCCGATGCCAGTCGACGCCTGCTCGACAATGCCGGGCGCTTGTCGCTGGATGCGGGACAGAGCCAATTGGTCGAGTGGCTGGCCAACAGCCAGGTCGATGACCCGGTGATTGCGCAACAGGGCGCGGTGCTGTTGCTGGCCAGTCTCAACAACGCCAGGCCCGACCCCGTCGGTGGCCGGCGCCTGCCCTACGCCGCCTTGAATGCGCACATTGACCAATACGCCGCCTACCCGTTGCAAGTCGCCGACCTGGCCCGCGTGGCCGGTCTTTCCAGCGCCCGGTTGCATGCACGGTTCGTGGCCGAATGCGGGCAGACACCGATGGATTACATCCGCAGCCGACGCCTGCACAAGGCGGTGGGGTTGCTGCGCAATTCAGCGCTGCCCATTGGCGAGATTGCCTGCCGGGTCGGCTACAGCTCCCAGAGCGCCTTTGCCGCCGCGGTGCTGCGCGAGTTCGGTGTATCGCCGGGTAAACTGCGACGCGAGGCTGGCGACAAATAA
- a CDS encoding UDP-2,3-diacylglucosamine diphosphatase has product MTSAELAKPSRKQRVRTLWISDVHLGTRDCQAEHLSQFLKGYHADKIYLVGDIIDGWKLRSGMYWPQAHTNVIRRLLTMSKRGTEVIYVTGNHDEFLRRYSKLILGNIQLVDEAVHVTADGRHLLVIHGDQFDVITRYHRWLAFLGDSAYEFTLTLNRWLNHWRARYGYGYWSLSAYLKHKVKTAVSFISDFEEAIAHECVKRELHGVVCGHIHHAEIRKVGEVDYLNCGDWVESCTALIEHWDGTIELYRLADAQAREAQLRAIKVAEPA; this is encoded by the coding sequence ATGACCAGCGCCGAGCTCGCCAAACCCAGTCGTAAGCAACGTGTGCGCACCTTGTGGATTTCCGACGTGCACCTGGGCACGCGCGATTGCCAGGCCGAGCACCTGTCGCAGTTTCTCAAGGGCTATCACGCGGACAAGATCTACCTGGTCGGCGATATCATCGACGGCTGGAAACTGCGCAGCGGCATGTACTGGCCTCAGGCGCACACCAATGTGATCCGGCGCCTGTTGACCATGAGCAAGCGCGGCACCGAGGTGATCTACGTCACCGGCAACCATGACGAGTTCCTGCGCCGCTATTCGAAACTGATCCTGGGTAACATCCAGTTGGTGGACGAAGCGGTGCACGTGACTGCCGATGGTCGGCACTTGCTGGTCATTCACGGCGACCAGTTCGACGTGATCACTCGCTATCACCGCTGGCTGGCGTTTCTCGGCGACTCGGCCTACGAATTCACCCTGACCCTCAACCGCTGGCTCAACCACTGGCGCGCCCGTTATGGCTACGGCTATTGGTCGCTGTCGGCGTACCTCAAGCACAAGGTGAAGACCGCGGTCAGTTTCATCAGTGATTTTGAAGAGGCCATTGCCCATGAGTGCGTCAAGCGCGAGTTGCATGGGGTGGTGTGCGGGCACATTCACCACGCCGAGATTCGCAAGGTGGGCGAGGTGGATTACCTCAATTGCGGCGACTGGGTGGAGTCGTGCACGGCGCTGATCGAGCATTGGGATGGCACGATCGAGTTGTATCGGTTGGCCGATGCCCAGGCGCGGGAGGCGCAGTTGAGGGCCATCAAAGTCGCAGAGCCAGCGTAA